In Nerophis ophidion isolate RoL-2023_Sa linkage group LG15, RoL_Noph_v1.0, whole genome shotgun sequence, the sequence ggatcgttgtcctgttggaaggtccgtctcccaagcctcagcttcgtcactgacttcatgacatttgcagctaatatatcctggttggaaatagaattcataatgccttgaacgcgctggagattcccggtacctgaggcagagaaacagccccagagcatgattgaccccccaccatgcttaacagtaggcaaggtgttcttctctttgtaagcttcatttttttctcctccagacataatgttgattcataggcccaaagagttcaaGTTTAGTCTcgtcactccatagaacagtttcccaaaacctttggggtttgtccagatgatttttggcatccTGGAATCTATTttgcttgtgcctggtagtcagaagtggggtgcgcctggaagttctggcatggaggccttcatctcgtagtgcgcgccttattgtctgggacgaaacctgtattcccccctctgcaatgtcctgttgtagttcctcagctgttacccggggggttttcaccactgtacgcttcaaataccggacagcagttgcacacagcatcctctttctaccacgcccaggtagtgtttccactgtgcctttagctttaaacttgcaaattatgctcccaactgtgttgtctcttggaatgtgtaatgtctttgctatgttcttatatcctttcttatgaagagaaattacctcctctctcgacttctttgaccactccctggacttcaccatgttgcaaatacaccattgaccatctacaagaagctgagcgtcagtctctttcagtttaattgttgctcgttatggttctaatcacatctacaggtgttttcaacacctgattgaaaagaccttattcaaattctgttcttaagagttatgatcttcaaggggttgaataattttgtcaatgagatattaagagaaatgacactgtttggtatgttacaaaatataatgttgtaattcaagttgcatttgtctatttaatgcatctttatttgatatgactataaacaaaatacggaataaatgtccaacttgctaaaacaccaaaattatgtgggggttgaataattttgatcacaactgtagctcTGTTGTaactggacttttatttacgtttattcaatatttataatgaattttaaaaaatcacgtctttcataatgattgtaaacaatagacaacattccaaaaaagtgcagttcccccttttAGGATGTGTAGTAAAGCCGGAAGTACAGAGCAGGGTAGCTGTGTGTATACGCAGTGCAAGCTCATCTAGGTACATAATTAATTTTCTTCGTATTTGGTGTTAAGAACCTGGCTCTCTgtcataacaattaaaaaaaaaaaaaagtttaatttgcATCTTTGggcaccatttacacattttaaaaGGCCATGCGACTAAATTGTGGTTACTAAAGCAGCTGTAGTGGTACGTTGTATTTCAGAACCAAAAAACTAAAGTAAAAACTGGCTTTGCTAACTATAAAAcctgcaaaatttgatttacgaAATGTTTGCTACTTAAAAGTTTAGGTTCCATCTTATTCAACATCAAGTTTACTACAAAATAATCATTTTACTTGTGTTACCAGTGACATTCTTCTTTACTCTCCGCAGGTCAGTTTGCTGAGAATGAAACTAACGAAGTCAACTTCAGAGAGATTCCCTCTCATGTCCTCTCCAAAGTCTGCATGTACTTCACCTACAAGGTCCGTTACACCAATAGTTCTACAGAAATCCCTGAATTCCCCATCGCTCCAGAGATTGCACTGGAATTGCTCATGGCGGCTAACTTCCTGGATTGCTAAAGTTGCTCTGGATTGCTCAATTGCAGTAGCCTATAACACTTTTAGAGGGTTTTTGACTATTTAACTTGTGTTGCCGTAAAAGAAACCACATAAAACATGTTGTTTTTGCATCAGAATATCAGTCATTGTTGTTTGTATTAAAGGATTttgttttaatgtatgaataatggAAGGCTGCATTGTTCCCCCCCCCACCCGGAATGTGACAGACGGTTGCTTCTCTTGGAATGTCACAGAAGCGTCACTTCTACGAGTATCTTCCCTGCCTCCAGTCTTATTAAAGACCTGTTAGAATTGATGGAGCATCATTTGTCAGTTTTCATTTGCAATGTGTTGATATTCTGGAATCATCGACAAAGGATCAGATTAACTGTGAAGCAGTTGttaagacttagacaaactttaatgatccacaagggacagtgttcaacacagtagctcagttacaatgatggaaagtgtaaggatggaaaggacaatgcaggtataaatagactggATATAGCAATATAgaatataacatatctgcaaatatattatacttattattattacaccAGAAATGGAAGAAAACCTCTCTGGAAAAGTAGATTATTTTTAAATAAGTTCAAATATATGCTAGAATTTTAACATGAGTTAAATGATGAAAGTTAGAAACAATTACTGTGAAATTACCTCACGATTGGACTTTATGTATGTTATCCCTTAATGGTTCAGTTTATTCCACCAcaattatctatccatccattgttactgcttattccctttgaggtcgcggggggagctggtgcctatctcagctaccatcgagcggaaggcagtgtacaccctgaacaagttgccacagacaacattcacactcacattcacacacttggactgttaacacggaccaccagtacaagaaaggacagagcaggctgtacttcctcaggagactgcactccttcaacatttgtagaaaactcctgtggatgtactaccagtctgtggttgccagtgttctgttctacatggtagtgtgctgggggggcagtacatctaagaaggacagctccagacttgagaaactaaTCAGGCGGGctggttctacaatcggaatgaaactggactcactggtgacggtggcagagaagaggactgtggacaaactagtgagcatcctggatgatgccagtcaccctctgcatagcgttatcagtagccagaggagcctgttcagtgctagactgcttcatcccaagtgcaggactaatagactcaagaactcctttgtcccacacgccattagactgtacaactcctctctgggacgggggacggggggtattaggatgacaggggatgcaaaacattaacagtgcaatacgttttcataacatggtcactactgcctactttgtcttgttatattcttattttactgttatattgttcttcccattgtttttattctttttgtaatatttctctattttgtttccttttaaacccccattatttactttttactttttttttaattgatctcaactctgtgcactgctgctggaatttaaattttcctgaaggaatcaataaagtactatctatctatctatatagtgttgccaatcaaactatccccaggtgcatgtctttggaggtgggaggaatccggagtacccggagggaacccacgcagtaaatgggtgaacatgcaaactccaaacagaaataTCCCTAGCCCAGGGTTGAACccaggaatactcaggaccttcgtattgtgaggcagacgcactcacccaggggtctcaaactcaatgtacctgggcgccactggacgcagagtctgagTGAAGCTGGGCCGCCAGAAAAGATTTCTTCaacaaaatgttgcatactccttagcctgtctagttgtataatgacgtttcaaattgtatcccttgtgcaccgcaactttctctgtgcaaataagacacgtcggggtgcccctgtgctcaacaaagacatattgcatctcccacttttcctggaattgtctttgctcatcacaaacctttttCTTCACTACAGGCTTtggaaaagacatgtttggggttgtggaatatatttgtatttagccgacgcacagagaataatgttatttccgcaatgtgtgtcgttccaatTTTCCTCCCTACAT encodes:
- the LOC133569616 gene encoding elongin-C, which produces MDGEERTYGGCEGPEAMYVKLISSDGHEFIVKREHALTSGTIKAMLSGPGQFAENETNEVNFREIPSHVLSKVCMYFTYKVRYTNSSTEIPEFPIAPEIALELLMAANFLDC